In one window of Gemmatimonadetes bacterium SCN 70-22 DNA:
- a CDS encoding LPS export ABC transporter periplasmic protein LptC: MPRLLALLLGTALLAACKDAAPPVVGQASVVPDSADQVLFGVKFFLTDGGIRRAELVADTAYMYDENTRTELRKVNTTFYKVSGEKDAVLTSKTGSYNVRLGNMEARGDVVVVATDGRKIQTPHLRYDPGRNEIASDSAFVITEPNGRVTEGIGFIGDPDLNNVRVLRSTRSRGSRITIPKS; encoded by the coding sequence ATGCCTCGCCTCCTCGCGCTCCTCCTCGGAACGGCCCTCCTGGCCGCCTGCAAGGACGCCGCCCCGCCCGTCGTGGGGCAGGCCAGCGTCGTCCCCGACTCCGCCGACCAGGTGCTGTTCGGCGTGAAGTTCTTCCTCACGGACGGGGGAATCCGCCGGGCGGAACTGGTGGCCGACACCGCCTACATGTACGACGAGAACACCCGCACCGAGCTGCGCAAGGTCAACACCACCTTCTACAAGGTGAGCGGGGAGAAGGACGCCGTCCTGACCTCGAAGACCGGCAGCTACAACGTGCGCCTGGGGAACATGGAGGCGCGCGGCGACGTGGTCGTCGTCGCCACCGACGGGCGCAAGATCCAGACCCCCCACCTGCGCTACGATCCCGGCCGCAACGAGATCGCCAGCGACTCGGCCTTCGTGATCACCGAGCCCAATGGGCGCGTAACGGAGGGCATCGGCTTCATCGGCGACCCGGACCTCAACAACGTGCGCGTGCTGCGTTCCACCCGTTCGCGCGGCAGCCGGATCACGATCCCCAAGTCGTGA
- a CDS encoding D-arabinose 5-phosphate isomerase: protein MTGDQAIALGRRVLRLETEALAEVERRLGEDFARAVDLLASSRGRVIVSGVGKSGLIGRKIAATLTSTGTPASFLHPVESLHGDLGLVGGDDVAILLSKSGESDEVLVLLEHLKRFGVRTIGIAGNAASSLARECDATLDAWVREEACPHDLAPTTSTTVALALGDALAVVLLERRGFQREDFARVHPGGSLGRKLLTRVRDLMERERLPILPPSATMREVAVLLARRRGIVVAGDADGRLLGVFTAGDFTRLMEREGDPFVVPLERVMTRTPRTAQAQELASAAVYRMEQFGIMAMPVTDDTGIVVGIVHLHDLMRAGVA from the coding sequence ATGACCGGCGACCAGGCGATCGCCCTGGGGCGGCGCGTCCTGCGGCTCGAGACCGAGGCGCTGGCCGAGGTCGAGCGGCGGCTGGGGGAGGACTTCGCGCGGGCCGTCGACCTCCTCGCTTCCTCGCGGGGCCGCGTGATCGTCTCCGGGGTCGGCAAGTCCGGGCTGATCGGGCGGAAGATCGCCGCCACCCTCACCTCGACCGGGACACCGGCCAGCTTCCTGCACCCGGTGGAGAGCCTGCACGGCGATCTCGGCCTGGTGGGGGGCGACGACGTGGCGATCCTCCTCTCGAAGAGCGGGGAGAGCGACGAGGTGCTGGTGCTCCTGGAGCACCTCAAGCGCTTCGGCGTGCGCACCATCGGCATCGCCGGCAACGCCGCCTCGTCGCTGGCGCGGGAATGCGACGCCACGCTCGATGCGTGGGTGCGCGAGGAAGCGTGCCCGCACGACCTGGCCCCCACCACCAGCACGACCGTCGCACTCGCGTTAGGCGACGCCCTGGCGGTCGTCCTGCTCGAACGCCGCGGGTTCCAGCGCGAGGACTTCGCGCGCGTCCACCCGGGTGGCTCGCTCGGCCGCAAGCTCCTGACTCGCGTGCGCGACCTGATGGAGCGCGAGCGCCTCCCCATCCTCCCGCCCTCGGCGACGATGCGGGAGGTCGCGGTCCTCCTTGCCCGGCGGCGCGGGATCGTCGTCGCGGGCGACGCCGACGGGCGCCTCCTCGGCGTCTTCACCGCCGGCGACTTCACGCGCCTGATGGAGCGCGAGGGCGACCCGTTCGTCGTCCCGCTCGAGCGCGTCATGACCCGGACGCCGCGCACCGCGCAGGCGCAGGAACTTGCCAGCGCCGCGGTGTACCGGATGGAGCAATTCGGCATCATGGCGATGCCGGTCACCGATGACACCGGAATCGTCGTGGGCATCGTCCACCTCCATGACCTGATGCGCGCGGGGGTGGCCTGA
- a CDS encoding 3-deoxy-8-phosphooctulonate synthase yields the protein MFAGFPTDRLFVIAGPCVLEDDALNLRVAEALAKLAPLVPGGIVFKASFDKANRSNPGAARGPGIEEGLAKLARVREATGLPVLTDVHLPEQCAPVAEVVDVLQIPAFLCRQTDLLEAAGATGRPVNIKKGQWMHPEGMKGAVAKVDAARPRGGVAPAARLPASISSISSISSTATTERGTFFGYGDLVVDMRAFPRMRAATGTPVIFDGTHSVQQPGKGEGGASGGLREFIPPLTLAAIAAGADGLFLETHPDPAHAPSDGPNMLPLGELDGLLRRAVAVWEARR from the coding sequence ATGTTCGCAGGCTTTCCGACGGATCGACTCTTCGTCATCGCCGGGCCGTGCGTCCTGGAGGATGACGCCCTCAACCTCCGCGTCGCCGAGGCGCTCGCAAAGCTGGCGCCGCTGGTCCCGGGCGGGATCGTCTTCAAGGCGTCGTTCGACAAGGCCAACCGCTCCAACCCCGGTGCCGCGCGCGGCCCCGGGATCGAGGAGGGGCTCGCCAAGCTCGCTCGGGTGCGCGAGGCGACCGGGCTCCCGGTCCTGACGGACGTCCACCTCCCGGAGCAGTGCGCCCCGGTGGCCGAAGTCGTCGACGTCCTGCAGATCCCCGCCTTCCTCTGCCGGCAGACCGACCTCCTCGAGGCCGCCGGCGCCACGGGGCGCCCGGTGAACATCAAGAAGGGGCAGTGGATGCACCCGGAGGGGATGAAGGGCGCGGTGGCCAAGGTGGACGCCGCTCGTCCACGCGGCGGAGTCGCCCCCGCCGCCCGTCTCCCGGCCAGCATCTCCAGCATCTCCAGCATCTCCAGCACCGCCACCACCGAACGGGGCACGTTCTTCGGCTACGGGGACCTGGTGGTGGACATGCGCGCCTTCCCCCGCATGCGTGCCGCCACCGGGACGCCGGTCATCTTCGACGGGACCCACAGCGTGCAGCAGCCAGGCAAGGGGGAGGGCGGGGCGAGCGGCGGGTTGCGCGAGTTCATCCCGCCGCTGACGCTCGCGGCGATCGCTGCGGGGGCCGACGGGCTCTTTCTCGAGACCCACCCCGACCCGGCCCACGCCCCGAGCGACGGGCCCAACATGCTCCCGTTAGGCGAGCTGGACGGACTCCTCCGGCGCGCCGTGGCCGTCTGGGAGGCGCGCCGATGA
- a CDS encoding CTP synthase translates to MSSPVHPTQANQATRYIFVTGGVVSSLGKGIAAASLGRLLVERGLRVSIMKFDPYLNVDPGTMSPFQHGEVFVTDDGAETDLDLGHYERFIDRSLSQLNNVTTGRIYLNVITKERRGEYLGSTVQVIPHISDEIKSHIKRLAPGNDVVIVEIGGTVGDIESQPFLEAIRQFRQEVGKQNAMFIHLTLVPYIAAAGEVKTKPTQHSVRELMELGIQPDVLICRTERPLSEDIKRKIALFCNVEFGNVIESRDVPTIYQIPLEFSEQGLDERVMERLNLSGREPDLTAWREMVQRVTAPHDRVRIAVVGKYTQFVDSYKSVQEALIHGGIANDVGVELSWLSSDLFTGPGKARELLADFHGLLVPGGFGVRGVDGMVEAIRAARELPIPFFGICLGMQVAIIEFARHVLALPDSHSSEFAPECANPVIALMEEQKHVTDMGGTMRLGAYPCRLARGTMAAEVYGVPEVSERHRHRYEVSNAYRDAFVEHGMRLSGLSPDGSLVEIIEVADHPWFLGCQFHPELQSRPTRPHPLFAAFVAAAVTRRRATERDVVPAPKALVEAAD, encoded by the coding sequence ATGTCCTCACCCGTGCACCCGACCCAGGCCAACCAGGCCACCCGCTACATCTTCGTGACCGGCGGCGTGGTGTCGTCGCTGGGCAAGGGAATCGCCGCCGCGTCGTTGGGCCGCCTCCTCGTCGAGCGCGGGCTGCGCGTGTCGATCATGAAGTTCGACCCGTACCTCAACGTCGACCCGGGGACGATGTCGCCGTTCCAGCACGGCGAGGTCTTCGTCACCGACGACGGGGCCGAGACCGACCTCGACCTGGGGCACTACGAGCGGTTCATCGACCGCTCGCTCTCGCAGCTGAACAACGTGACGACGGGGCGGATCTACCTCAACGTCATCACCAAGGAACGCCGGGGCGAGTACCTCGGCTCCACCGTGCAGGTCATCCCGCACATCTCCGACGAGATCAAGTCGCACATCAAGCGGCTGGCGCCGGGCAACGACGTCGTCATCGTCGAGATCGGCGGCACGGTCGGTGATATCGAGTCCCAGCCCTTCCTCGAGGCCATCCGCCAGTTCCGGCAGGAGGTGGGGAAGCAGAACGCGATGTTCATCCACCTCACGCTCGTCCCCTACATCGCGGCAGCGGGCGAGGTGAAGACCAAGCCCACGCAGCACTCGGTCCGTGAGCTGATGGAGCTGGGCATCCAGCCCGATGTCCTCATCTGCCGCACCGAGCGCCCCCTGTCGGAGGACATCAAGCGCAAGATCGCGCTCTTCTGCAACGTGGAATTCGGCAACGTCATCGAGAGCCGCGACGTCCCGACGATCTACCAGATCCCGCTCGAGTTCTCGGAGCAGGGGCTCGACGAGCGGGTCATGGAGCGCCTGAACCTCAGCGGGCGCGAGCCCGACCTCACCGCCTGGCGCGAGATGGTGCAGCGCGTCACCGCCCCCCACGACCGGGTCCGCATCGCCGTCGTCGGCAAGTACACGCAGTTCGTCGACAGCTACAAGAGCGTGCAGGAGGCGCTGATCCACGGCGGCATCGCGAACGACGTCGGGGTCGAGCTGTCGTGGCTCTCGAGCGACCTGTTCACGGGGCCCGGCAAGGCCCGCGAGCTCCTGGCCGACTTCCACGGTCTCCTGGTCCCGGGCGGCTTCGGCGTGCGCGGGGTCGACGGCATGGTCGAGGCCATCCGCGCCGCGCGCGAGCTGCCCATCCCGTTCTTCGGCATCTGCCTGGGGATGCAGGTGGCCATCATCGAGTTCGCCCGGCACGTCCTCGCGCTCCCCGATTCGCACTCGAGCGAGTTTGCCCCCGAGTGCGCGAACCCGGTGATCGCGCTCATGGAGGAGCAGAAGCACGTGACCGACATGGGCGGGACGATGCGCCTGGGGGCCTATCCCTGCCGCCTGGCGCGCGGCACCATGGCGGCCGAGGTCTACGGCGTCCCCGAGGTCAGCGAGCGCCACCGCCATCGCTACGAGGTCTCCAACGCCTATCGCGACGCCTTCGTCGAGCACGGGATGCGGCTGAGCGGGCTGTCGCCCGATGGCTCGCTCGTCGAGATCATCGAAGTCGCCGACCATCCGTGGTTCCTCGGGTGCCAGTTCCACCCGGAGCTGCAATCGCGTCCCACGCGGCCGCACCCGCTGTTCGCCGCCTTCGTCGCGGCCGCCGTCACGCGGCGGCGTGCGACGGAGCGGGACGTGGTGCCCGCCCCCAAGGCCCTCGTCGAGGCGGCGGACTGA
- a CDS encoding 3-deoxy-D-manno-octulosonate cytidylyltransferase produces MPFANTAASAPPSVLAVIPARLGATRLPRKPLRLLGGVPLIVRVWERVSSLRVADAVVVATDSTEIADAVTAAGGRAVLTASSHPSGTDRIAEAVAQEEFGRHEVILNVQGDEPFVPEGAVRGALSMVTTARFPLGTAATRADATILGTPNVVKVVAADDGRALYFSRAPIPFLREMGDAPLRDGHVRQHLGIYAYTREALAAWVALPEHPLERIERLEQLRPLAAGMLMGVATIDEPPPGGVDTEDDLSRANARWNDLYAGRS; encoded by the coding sequence GTGCCTTTTGCGAACACGGCCGCCTCCGCGCCCCCCTCGGTCCTCGCTGTCATTCCTGCCCGGCTTGGCGCCACGCGCCTTCCGCGCAAGCCGCTTCGTCTCCTCGGGGGGGTCCCGCTCATCGTCCGCGTCTGGGAGCGCGTGTCTTCCTTGCGGGTAGCCGACGCCGTGGTGGTGGCCACCGACTCGACGGAGATCGCCGACGCCGTGACCGCGGCGGGCGGGCGGGCGGTCCTGACGGCGTCGTCGCATCCGTCGGGGACCGACCGGATCGCGGAGGCGGTGGCGCAGGAGGAATTCGGCCGGCACGAGGTGATCCTCAACGTCCAGGGCGACGAGCCCTTCGTCCCGGAAGGGGCGGTCCGGGGGGCGTTGTCGATGGTGACCACGGCGCGCTTCCCGCTCGGCACCGCCGCCACGCGCGCCGACGCGACGATCCTCGGCACGCCTAACGTGGTCAAGGTGGTCGCCGCCGACGACGGGCGGGCGCTGTATTTCTCGCGCGCGCCGATCCCCTTCCTGCGCGAGATGGGCGATGCCCCGCTGCGCGACGGCCACGTGCGGCAGCACCTCGGGATCTACGCCTACACGCGCGAGGCGCTGGCCGCGTGGGTGGCGCTCCCCGAGCACCCGCTGGAGCGCATCGAGCGCCTCGAGCAACTGCGCCCGCTCGCCGCGGGCATGCTGATGGGTGTGGCGACGATCGACGAGCCGCCACCCGGCGGCGTGGATACCGAAGACGACTTGTCCCGCGCCAACGCGCGCTGGAATGACCTTTACGCCGGACGGAGCTGA